Below is a window of Lacrimispora xylanolytica DNA.
GTGGAGAGCTTCCGGGAGAAGTGGAGAGCCTTATTTTCTGTCTTCAGACAGGAATAGGAGTAGGCGTACTGGCATTTTTCATGGGTCGGTTTGTGGAACGGAAAAAATGGCAGGAAAAGCAGAGCTAAAGAATAAAAATATTTATAAATCAGGGGGTTATCGCAGTTTATGCGGTGCCCCCTTTTCGAAACTACAGGAAAATGGTATACTATTCCTATCTTTAATTTGAGGTGATGAATGATGAAAAAAATGATTTCCTGGAATGTAAATGGCCTTCGTGCCTGCGTGGAGAAGGGATTTTTGGATTATTTTAATGAAGTGGATGCAGATGTATTTTGTATTCAGGAAAGTAAGCTGCAGGAAGGACAGATCGACCTTCCGACTCCAGGCTATTATCAGTACTGGAATTATGCAGAGAAAAAGGGCTATTCTGGAACTGCCATTTATACAAAGGAAGAGCCTATTTCCGTTGCCTACGGAATTGGGGAAGAGGAGCACGATAAAGAGGGCAGAGTTATTGCAGCAGAATTTGAAGATTATTACGTGGTTACCTGTTATACTCCTAATTCCCAGAATGAGCTGGCACGTCTTCCTTACCGCATGACCTGGGAGGAAGCATTTCTTGCTTATTTGAAAAAGCTGGAGGAGAAAAAGCCAGTGATCTTCTGCGGGGACTTAAATGTGGCCCATAAAGAGATTGACTTAAAAAACCCAAAGACTAACCGGAAAAATGCAGGCTTTACCGATGAGGAGAGAGAGAAGTTCTCTAATCTCATTGGTGCAGGCTTTATTGATACGTACCGCTATTTTTATCCGGATCAGGAGGAAGTGTATTCCTGGTGGTCTTATCGGTTCAGTGCCAGACAAAAAAATGCAGGGTGGCGCATTGACTATTTCTGCGTTTCAGAAAGCTTAGAGGACAGGCTTGTAAGTGCAGCCATCCATACAGAGGTACTTGGTTCAGACCACTGCCCGGTGGAGCTTGTGATCCGCTAAAGGACAGACAGGAGAAAAGGATAAGGAATGAATTTACTGACGATTGAGCATTTAACAAAATCATATACAGAACGGCTGTTGTTTGATGACACCAGCTTCAGCATTAACGAAGGGGAGAAGATTGGCCTGATCGGCATCAATGGCACGGGAAAATCCACGCTTCTTAAAATTGTTGCCGGACTTGAGGTGCCGGATGAGGGAAATGTGGTGAAGGGAAGGAACTTGGACATTCGGTTTTTATCCCAGAATCCTATTTTTCACGAAGGGGATACCATCATAGAAAGCATTGTCCGGGAAAATGAAGGGCATGACCACGTGTGGGATTTAGAGAGCCAGGCAAAGGCGATGCTGACCAGACTGGGTTTTACTGACTTTGATTCTAAAGTGGAGACATTATCCGGGGGACAGAGAAAAAGGGTCGCTTTAGTAAGCGTTCTTCTGTCTACAGTGGATATTTTAGTACTTGACGAGCCGACCAACCACTTGGACAGCAGCATGGCAGACTGGCTGGAGGATTATCTGCGCCGCTTTAAAGGGGCGCTTCTTATGGTAACCCATGACCGGTATTTTCTTGACAGTGTGACCAACCGGATCGTTGAGCTGGATAAGGGAAAGCTATACAGCTATCAGGCCAATTACGAAGGCTATTTAAAGCTTAAGGCAGAGCGTATGGATATGGCTGTTGCCAGTGAGAGAAAGCGCCAGTCCATACTTCGAGTAGAGCTTGAATGGATGCAGCGTGGAGCAAGAGCCCGTTCCACCAAGCAGAAGGCGCATATTGAACGGTATGAGACACTCCGTGACCAGAAAGGCCTGGAGTTTGATCAGACCGTGGAGCTGGATTCCATTTCCAGCCGTCTGGGACGGACTACGGTGGAGCTTGAAAATATTTGTAAGGCTTATGGA
It encodes the following:
- a CDS encoding exodeoxyribonuclease III — encoded protein: MKKMISWNVNGLRACVEKGFLDYFNEVDADVFCIQESKLQEGQIDLPTPGYYQYWNYAEKKGYSGTAIYTKEEPISVAYGIGEEEHDKEGRVIAAEFEDYYVVTCYTPNSQNELARLPYRMTWEEAFLAYLKKLEEKKPVIFCGDLNVAHKEIDLKNPKTNRKNAGFTDEEREKFSNLIGAGFIDTYRYFYPDQEEVYSWWSYRFSARQKNAGWRIDYFCVSESLEDRLVSAAIHTEVLGSDHCPVELVIR